One Pseudomonas sp. FP1742 genomic window carries:
- a CDS encoding TMEM165/GDT1 family protein has protein sequence MLDSLLVPTAIVALAEIGDKTQLLALILAARFRKPWPIIAGIVAATLANHAAAGAVGAWFGSFFSNATLHWILAASFAATALWTLVPDKMDEDEASTARKFGPFLTTLIAFFLAEMGDKTQVATVMLAAQYPELWLVIIGTTAGMLIANVPVVLAGNFAAEKLPLTLIRRLAASAFFILAIVAVYKAMQSSGWIG, from the coding sequence ATGCTGGATTCACTTCTCGTTCCCACCGCAATCGTTGCCTTGGCCGAAATCGGCGACAAGACGCAACTGCTCGCGCTCATTCTCGCCGCTCGTTTTCGCAAACCCTGGCCGATCATTGCCGGCATCGTCGCCGCGACCCTGGCCAACCACGCGGCGGCCGGTGCGGTAGGCGCCTGGTTCGGCAGTTTCTTCTCGAATGCGACGCTGCACTGGATCCTCGCCGCCAGCTTCGCCGCTACCGCACTGTGGACACTGGTGCCGGACAAGATGGACGAAGACGAAGCCAGCACCGCCCGCAAGTTCGGACCGTTCCTGACCACGTTGATTGCGTTTTTTCTTGCGGAGATGGGCGACAAGACCCAGGTCGCGACCGTGATGCTGGCCGCGCAATACCCGGAACTGTGGCTGGTGATTATCGGCACCACCGCCGGGATGTTGATTGCCAACGTGCCGGTGGTACTGGCGGGCAACTTTGCGGCGGAAAAACTGCCTCTGACTTTGATTCGTCGCCTGGCGGCGTCGGCGTTCTTCATCCTGGCGATCGTCGCGGTGTACAAGGCGATGCAGAGCAGTGGGTGGATTGGATAA
- a CDS encoding M48 family metallopeptidase, with the protein MSKTLVLCALSASLLLAGCQSVNTTSGGAVGVERTQYMFSMLSTSEVNQMYAQSYQQTIGEASTKGVLDKSSNNAKRVQAISNRLIAQAPVFRPDSAQWQWEVNLIKSDELNASCGPGGKIIFYSGLIDTLQLTDDEIAAIIGHEIAHALREHSREAMSRAYGIEMAKQGAGALLGLGQDSLALADTVAKYGMTLPNSRENENEADLIGLELAARAGYNPNAAITLWNKMSKASEGAPPEFLSTHPASGSRIASLQAAIPKVMPLYEKARKS; encoded by the coding sequence ATGAGTAAGACATTGGTTTTGTGTGCACTGAGTGCAAGTCTGCTGCTTGCCGGTTGTCAGTCGGTCAACACCACCAGCGGTGGCGCCGTGGGCGTTGAGCGCACGCAATACATGTTCAGCATGTTGTCGACCTCCGAGGTCAACCAGATGTACGCCCAGTCTTATCAACAGACCATCGGGGAGGCGAGCACCAAAGGCGTGCTGGATAAATCCAGTAACAATGCGAAGCGCGTCCAGGCCATCTCCAATCGCCTGATTGCCCAGGCACCGGTGTTCCGTCCGGATTCGGCCCAGTGGCAATGGGAAGTGAACCTGATCAAGAGCGACGAGCTGAATGCCTCCTGCGGGCCTGGCGGCAAGATCATTTTCTACAGCGGGCTGATCGACACCCTGCAACTCACTGACGACGAAATCGCCGCCATCATTGGCCATGAAATCGCTCACGCCTTGCGCGAGCACAGTCGTGAAGCGATGTCCAGGGCTTACGGTATCGAAATGGCCAAGCAGGGCGCCGGTGCGCTGCTCGGTCTGGGCCAGGACAGCCTGGCCCTGGCAGACACCGTGGCCAAATACGGCATGACCTTGCCCAACAGTCGCGAAAACGAAAACGAAGCGGACCTGATAGGCCTCGAACTGGCCGCCCGCGCCGGTTACAACCCGAACGCCGCGATCACCCTGTGGAACAAGATGAGCAAAGCCTCGGAAGGCGCACCGCCAGAGTTCTTGAGCACTCACCCGGCGTCGGGCAGCCGGATTGCGTCGTTGCAGGCGGCGATTCCGAAAGTCATGCCGTTGTATGAGAAAGCACGGAAGTCTTGA